The sequence below is a genomic window from Microbacterium sp. cx-55.
ACTGCCGATGTGGTCCCACCCCCACCGGGCGAGTGGGCGACCGGTCGTGCCCCTGATCCAGTCCTCGCGGGCCTTTTCCTCCAGGAGCGTGCGCTCGAGGTCGCGTCCGCTGCGTAAGTCCGGGTTGGTGTACTTTCCGAGTCCGTCGAACTCGCCGAGGGCGTGAACGTCGTCAAGTCCGAAATCGACGAAGAAGTCTTGGCCGTGCGGACCCGCGACGCGCACCTGGAGATCGGGACGAGCGAACCCGAGTTGTGCGAGGCGGATGCGGCTGATGCTCTCTCCCGGGAGCTGCGCGCGCCCGTCGGCGAACTCCAGCACGCGCTCCGCGCGCCAGATGCCATGCGCCGAGCCCCGGGCGATCCCGGCGGCGGCGGCCCGGAGCTCTTGGGCGCGGTCTGCGTCGTAGGTGCGCGACATCGCCACGAGCCGGAGCGCAGCATCCGCGACGCAGACGGACGTCTCGCGCTCAGAGGTCCGGGCGACGTCTGCAACGGTCCGGACGAGACTCGTGCATCGAAGCCCGACCCGCTCGACGATGTCGCCCTCATCGAGAGCGCCGCGATGACGCACCACGCCCTGGGATGCTCGCGGCCTGCTGCCCGGAACGATCGTGTGCACGCTTCGATCGCGCACGCCGTAGACAGGGAGGCCGTGCAGTGCCGCTGCCGTCAGATGGGAGAAGACGGGCGGCCGGTGCGACACCAGTGCGACGGCCCGGGCACGCACGATGATGCGGTCCTCGACGGTGAAGGCGGATGCCGCATTCTGGCGCAGATAGACGCCGGGGCGCACGACGGTCAGTTCGTTCGCGGCGAGCAAGCGCCGCAGCGGAACGGCCCCGATGCCGACGTCCGCGAGATCGTCGCGGCGAAAGAGTTCTACCGTCCAGGCCAGGCTCATCCGTTGAGTATCGAGGCCCGACGTGACGCGGAGTTCGTTTCGTCGCCGCATCCGTACAACGGATGCCCGCGTCGCCCCTGGGGAGGAGCCGTCGGCTCACTGCCCCCGTGCACGCTCCGCTCCAAGCCGACCAGGCGTTCGGGGCACAATCCTGCGGTTGGGGCACGATTTTCGCGCCCCAACCGCA
It includes:
- a CDS encoding type IV toxin-antitoxin system AbiEi family antitoxin domain-containing protein, which produces MSLAWTVELFRRDDLADVGIGAVPLRRLLAANELTVVRPGVYLRQNAASAFTVEDRIIVRARAVALVSHRPPVFSHLTAAALHGLPVYGVRDRSVHTIVPGSRPRASQGVVRHRGALDEGDIVERVGLRCTSLVRTVADVARTSERETSVCVADAALRLVAMSRTYDADRAQELRAAAAGIARGSAHGIWRAERVLEFADGRAQLPGESISRIRLAQLGFARPDLQVRVAGPHGQDFFVDFGLDDVHALGEFDGLGKYTNPDLRSGRDLERTLLEEKAREDWIRGTTGRPLARWGWDHIGSAQSLGTRLAAFGLVPPRSR